AGGCCGCAGAAGCTCAAATAAAACAGCGTTTAGCGTATAGCGGATAGCGAATAGGAAAGTCAAAATAAATCATGATTTTGTCTTTCTATACGCTAAACGCTCCACGCTCCACGCTAAGGAAATTTTATGGACATAAAATCACTTTTAAAAGAAATGATGGACAAAGGCGCATCAGACCTTCATTTAAGGGCGAACGGCCGTGCATTTTTCAGGATAGACGGCGAACTTTTCCCTGTCAGCGAAAAAATATTCTCTGAAGAAGAAAACCGTACGATCGCGCTGTCTCTTATGAGCGTTTCTCAAAAAGAGACATTTAATAAACAACACGAGATGGATTTAGGTTACACTATGCCTGAGCTCGGTCGTTTTCGAATAAATATTTACAGCCAAAAAGGCATGACGAACATGGCATTCAGGTTTATCCCGGTTAAGATTCCAGGTATAGATGAACTAAAACTGCCGCCTGCAATTAAGCAGATAGCTGAGAATAGGAGGGGTTTGATCCTGGTTTCCGGTACAACAGGTTCAGGAAAATCTACGACCCTTGCGTCGATAATAGGGCACATAAATGCTACGCGCTCGACTCATATCGTGACTATTGAAGACCCGATAGAGTTTCTCCATGTAGATAATAAGTCTATCGTTACTCAAAGAGAACTAGGGTTGGACACATCCAGTTTTCCAGATGCTTTAAAACATGTTGTCAGACAGGACCCTGACGTTATACTTTTAGGTGAAATGAGAGACCTGCCCACTGTCTCTGCTGCGATAACAGCTGCGCAGACGGGCCATCTGGTTATATCAACACTTCATACTATAGATACAACGCAGAGCATTAATCGGATAATAGACTTGTTCCCTCCTCACCAACAGGACCAGATAAGGCTGATCCTGGCAGATATATTAAAAGCAGTTATCTCGCAGAGGCTATTGCCAAGCCTGTCCGGCAAAGGCAGGGTGCCGGCTGTCGAGGTTTTGGTAGTAACAGGGCTTATAAAGAAACTAATAGAAGAAAAAAATTTAGGCGAGATAACGAACCAGATCA
This genomic window from Candidatus Liberimonas magnetica contains:
- a CDS encoding PilT/PilU family type 4a pilus ATPase translates to MDIKSLLKEMMDKGASDLHLRANGRAFFRIDGELFPVSEKIFSEEENRTIALSLMSVSQKETFNKQHEMDLGYTMPELGRFRINIYSQKGMTNMAFRFIPVKIPGIDELKLPPAIKQIAENRRGLILVSGTTGSGKSTTLASIIGHINATRSTHIVTIEDPIEFLHVDNKSIVTQRELGLDTSSFPDALKHVVRQDPDVILLGEMRDLPTVSAAITAAQTGHLVISTLHTIDTTQSINRIIDLFPPHQQDQIRLILADILKAVISQRLLPSLSGKGRVPAVEVLVVTGLIKKLIEEKNLGEITNQIRQGQYYGMQTFNQALVKLLKNNEIKMEDALNAASNPEELMLNIRGVQSGTEGASDFIER